The window CTGAGCATCCAAAGCCACGATGGCTGAGCCGCCTGTGCCGTAAAATGAAATTTTTTTTGCCTGCAGGAGATACTCAACCGCTTCCCCAAAGTGTTGAAGGTTTAAAATGTTCAGAGTATCTTGCAATGTTCGGATATTGGACTGGAACACTTTTTCAGCGACTTGATCGCTTGTATCATCTTCTAATATGTTTTCATGTATATCTTGAATGGGGGTCACAATTTCAGATGCCAAAGCGATTTTCATTGCTTGAAACCCTTTAAAACCTATACGTTTGCAAAAACGGAAAATCGTAGCTTCGGCCACTTGAAGGTCGTCAGCTACTTGGTTGATGGTGCTGTGGATAACTTCTTGCGGTTTTTCCAAAAAGTAATCGGCAATCGTTTGTTCCTTAGGACTAAAGCTGGAATATGCAGATCGAATGGTTTGCAAGCAAGATCGGGTGGCCATAAGTCACTCTCTCCTTTTTCGTGTTTTTAAAACAGACAAGCAATCCAAAGCAGGGATGATCATAGTGCAGCGGCTGAATCTGCAGGTTCTTTGGCTTTGTTAACCATAATCTTGTGAACGCTTCCATTAAACGGTTTTGATTTCTTGTGTTTTGCACTTCCCGAAGGTCTTATCTCCATATGATGATAAGCTCCGTTGCCTGCCTTACGTGAATAACCTATATAGTTGGAAAAATTTTTGACGATTGCTCTTTGATCCTATTTCGTCCCGGATACGTTATCGGGTTGTCGAACGAAAGTTTCTTATTTTAGTGTACATGAAAAAAGCTGTGAATAAAATATATTTTCATTGCCATCTTTGAATTAAAAAATTTTTATTATAAAATAAGGATAAAAAGAAAATTTTTTTCTATTAAGATAGGAGAATGAATATGAAAATTGGATTAATCGGTTTAGGAAAAATGGGGCTGAATTTAGGCCAAAACTTAATCGACCATCGCCACGAAGTGGTAGCGTATGACGTCAATCCCAAGGCGGTGGAAGAAATCCAAAAATATGGCGCTCAAGGAACTTCCAGCTTACAAGAACTGGTGGACTCGTTGGAAAAGCCAAGAATTGTCTGGATCATGGTGCCGCATGGTGTGGTGGATTCCGTCCTCAGCGACCTGAAGCCGCTTTTGGAAAAAGACGATATTGTGATCGAAGCGGGGAATTCCCACTATAAAGAATCGATTCGTCGCTACAACGAGTTCAAAGAAGCGGGCATCCGCTTCATGGATGCCGGTACTTCCGGAGGCATGGAAGGAGCTCGCCATGGGGCTTGTTATATGGTAGGGGGAGATCCCGAAGCTTGGAAGATCGTGGAACCGATTTTCCGGGATACCGCTGTGGAAAACGGCTATTTATATGCCGGTAAACCGGGTAGCGGCCACTTCTTGAAAATGGTCCACA of the Bacillus smithii genome contains:
- a CDS encoding MurR/RpiR family transcriptional regulator; this encodes MATRSCLQTIRSAYSSFSPKEQTIADYFLEKPQEVIHSTINQVADDLQVAEATIFRFCKRIGFKGFQAMKIALASEIVTPIQDIHENILEDDTSDQVAEKVFQSNIRTLQDTLNILNLQHFGEAVEYLLQAKKISFYGTGGSAIVALDAQHKFMRTGIPTEAFMDAHFQIMSASLLSKQDVAVFISHSGMNKDLLEIVDVAKKTGCKTIAITSFSKSPLTQKADLSLHTVSQETEYRSEALASRIAQLSIIDALFVNVMKERKEKAAGTLQKIREAIAVKKV
- the gnd gene encoding phosphogluconate dehydrogenase (NAD(+)-dependent, decarboxylating), whose translation is MKIGLIGLGKMGLNLGQNLIDHRHEVVAYDVNPKAVEEIQKYGAQGTSSLQELVDSLEKPRIVWIMVPHGVVDSVLSDLKPLLEKDDIVIEAGNSHYKESIRRYNEFKEAGIRFMDAGTSGGMEGARHGACYMVGGDPEAWKIVEPIFRDTAVENGYLYAGKPGSGHFLKMVHNGIEYGMMAAIGEGFEVLEKSDFDFDYEKVARVWNNGSVIRSWLMELTERAFSKDAKLDGIKGVMHSSGEGKWTVETALDLQTATPVIALSLLMRYRSLEEDTFTGKVVAALRNEFGGHAVERS